Proteins encoded in a region of the Bacteroidales bacterium genome:
- the rplX gene encoding 50S ribosomal protein L24: MGEKLHIKKGDIVRVIAGDSKGQEGKVLSVLVDKNKAIVEGINMVSKHTKPNAKNSKGGIVKKESPVHISNLMVIDNTGKPARIGRKEDSKGNIVRYSKKSGEVIK, from the coding sequence ATGGGAGAAAAGCTTCACATAAAAAAAGGCGACATAGTCAGAGTTATTGCCGGCGATTCAAAAGGTCAGGAAGGTAAAGTACTCAGCGTATTAGTTGATAAAAACAAAGCAATTGTTGAAGGTATCAACATGGTGTCGAAACATACTAAACCCAATGCCAAAAATTCAAAAGGTGGCATTGTGAAAAAAGAATCACCTGTCCATATTTCAAATCTGATGGTGATCGATAACACAGGAAAACCTGCTCGTATAGGCAGAAAAGAAGACAGTAAAGGAAATATAGTTCGTTATTCAAAAAAGTCAGGGGAGGTAATTAAGTAA